A window of Lacibacter sediminis contains these coding sequences:
- a CDS encoding META domain-containing protein, with amino-acid sequence MKQTFFVLSISMLLLQAFSCKSSKPTSTTAPTTETNPVVNNAPTVTSGSELLYMYRWYLSEVNGKPVRSESGRSAHLVFSPGQVNTVAGFTGCNRLSGTFTINGNYEIKFSPLAVTKMACLNDDKTESLFLPAISQTNRWQIENNVLKFFNGQTEVAKFTAVEATTSKLDGNWELNYISGIRIAFDGLYPEKKPFIRFELGQSMISGNTSCNGFSSKYTMNGNSIKFEPGISTMMACPGNGEKTFTSMLQKVNKYALSDDNTLNFLIDDVAVMRFVRK; translated from the coding sequence ATGAAACAGACTTTTTTTGTTCTTTCAATCTCTATGTTACTGCTGCAGGCATTTTCCTGCAAGAGCAGTAAACCAACATCAACTACAGCACCAACAACTGAAACAAATCCTGTTGTGAATAATGCACCAACCGTAACCAGTGGCAGCGAGTTGCTGTATATGTATCGCTGGTATCTTTCCGAAGTTAATGGGAAGCCTGTTCGTTCAGAATCAGGAAGATCTGCACACCTGGTCTTTTCTCCCGGCCAGGTGAATACTGTTGCAGGTTTCACCGGTTGCAACCGTTTATCCGGAACATTCACGATCAATGGAAATTACGAGATCAAATTTTCACCATTGGCAGTAACAAAAATGGCCTGCCTGAATGATGATAAAACAGAAAGTCTGTTTTTGCCTGCTATTTCACAAACAAACAGGTGGCAGATTGAAAATAATGTGCTGAAATTTTTCAATGGTCAAACGGAAGTAGCAAAATTTACTGCCGTTGAAGCAACAACAAGTAAACTTGATGGTAACTGGGAACTGAATTATATCTCCGGTATCCGTATTGCATTTGATGGTTTGTATCCTGAGAAAAAACCTTTCATTCGTTTTGAATTAGGTCAATCAATGATCAGTGGAAATACAAGCTGTAATGGTTTCAGCAGCAAGTACACGATGAATGGAAACAGTATCAAGTTTGAACCGGGTATTTCTACCATGATGGCCTGTCCCGGCAATGGTGAAAAAACATTTACGTCTATGTTGCAGAAAGTGAACAAGTATGCATTAAGCGATGACAATACGCTCAATTTTCTGATCGATGATGTGGCAGTAATGCGCTTCGTCCGCAAGTAG
- a CDS encoding lipase family protein, whose protein sequence is MLKQFLLLTVIMLCFHNAEAQLAPGFDKAEYIELMKVSARTSAEENYYKKIAEPQRFKMLYQSPVIGLENLWDLWNDGKGTAVLSIRGTTTNATSWLANFYAAMVPAKGQLQLSTNDVFEYELASNPKAAVHVGWLVSTAFITRDMMPKIDSTYKSGTKNMIVVGHSQGGGIAYLVTAYLYNLQKTGKLPADIRFKTYCSAGPKPGNLYFAHEYEAMTQNGWSYNVVNAADWVPEVPISIQTLSDFNLSNPFIHAKGIIKKQKFPTSLALKYMYNQLSKPPSKAQKRYQKYLGSMTSKTVQKTLPGFVPPAYYASNHYVRTGNMIVLLPDVDYFKLYPESQSADNMFPHHLHPQYMYLAEKLK, encoded by the coding sequence ATGTTAAAGCAATTCCTTTTGTTGACTGTAATTATGTTGTGCTTTCATAACGCTGAAGCACAGTTGGCTCCCGGTTTTGATAAAGCAGAATATATTGAGCTCATGAAAGTATCGGCACGCACATCTGCTGAAGAGAATTATTATAAAAAAATTGCTGAACCGCAACGGTTTAAAATGTTGTACCAATCACCGGTTATTGGTTTGGAGAATTTATGGGATCTGTGGAACGATGGTAAGGGAACAGCTGTGCTCAGCATACGTGGTACAACAACCAATGCAACGAGTTGGCTGGCTAATTTTTATGCAGCCATGGTTCCTGCAAAAGGCCAACTGCAGTTATCAACCAATGATGTATTTGAATATGAACTTGCATCTAACCCAAAAGCTGCTGTGCATGTTGGCTGGTTAGTAAGCACCGCTTTTATTACAAGAGATATGATGCCGAAAATTGATTCAACCTACAAAAGCGGAACAAAAAACATGATCGTTGTGGGGCATAGCCAGGGCGGTGGTATTGCTTACCTTGTTACTGCTTATTTGTATAACCTGCAAAAAACAGGTAAGCTGCCTGCTGATATTCGATTTAAGACCTATTGCAGTGCAGGACCCAAACCAGGCAATCTTTATTTCGCTCATGAATATGAAGCTATGACACAGAACGGCTGGTCTTACAATGTGGTGAACGCTGCTGATTGGGTTCCTGAAGTACCCATTTCAATTCAAACATTATCCGATTTTAATTTATCTAACCCGTTTATACATGCAAAAGGGATCATTAAAAAGCAAAAGTTCCCAACGAGTCTTGCGTTGAAGTACATGTATAACCAGTTGAGTAAGCCGCCAAGCAAAGCACAAAAAAGATATCAGAAATATCTTGGCTCAATGACTTCGAAGACGGTGCAGAAAACATTGCCGGGCTTTGTTCCTCCTGCTTATTACGCCAGTAATCATTATGTACGCACAGGAAACATGATCGTATTGTTACCCGATGTTGATTATTTTAAACTATATCCTGAAAGCCAATCGGCAGATAATATGTTTCCGCATCATTTGCATCCGCAATACATGTATCTCGCAGAAAAGTTAAAGTAA
- a CDS encoding outer membrane beta-barrel family protein yields MHPRSILLFLIISVFSFFNLSAQQAKKDRVIIGTVIDTSNQKAVMGATVAAISLSDTTKQSFFLTDKNGGFNFSNLSLGYYRVRISAVGYRPLIIDSIHLRNDRADFNLNDIPLNNQSVELAEVIIFVEKPLIESKDGNITFNVGESALSNGSTATELLKQTPLVTTDADGKIAVRGKEPKILIDDKPVELNAQQLQDLLESMPGSMIEKIEVLTNPPPQYANEQGGVINIVTKKGRVGFGARVNLYAGSRGQTGVSTNFNYRKQGFAVNLNAGVGYNEFQSEGYSNRTNIYKDSSNQLKIINNSFNKSIRPSFRLNVDYELNKRNSFNFVAQYNQGNTNNSGFNRYTNINRFDEISRLSERTVASEGRNYNPSINLSYQHKTKRPGESVRMVYALNFGQSESVRNFFQQFLNADDTPTGVDSTQRQTNNTRSNGYSINIIYDRPSANKKTSLSTGVAYYRNNSHVVLTTDFMKKPENIFQKAELLSNNFKFHQDVISTRVSMKHIFKPGFSFTAGSAFEQTNFLFELFRDNKTEYNRYFNILPFANLNRSWKNGMNLTFAYRRTMRRPGIGELNPAIDYGDPYNLRYGNPDLLPSQSHTFDMVAGKTKSKYFANVSVGYNLVEDVFSQIRTLAPDGKTTVTWNNVSNRQEYEASTWAGLTISRKLRSNISASYTYNKYGTFDKQVRKFRDGGSFTSNFSTNYNPTDLWTFTGAFSFNRFANPQGTVRSNISMNIGAQYKLFKKKVIISINTTDPFIQQQNRVFTYGPNFNLESYNRTQTRNYRVTLSYNFNKTSTVKRKTVDVLKSIKK; encoded by the coding sequence TCAATCTTTCAGCACAACAAGCTAAAAAAGACAGGGTGATCATTGGAACGGTGATCGACACGAGCAACCAGAAAGCCGTGATGGGTGCAACAGTGGCGGCAATTTCCCTTTCAGATACCACAAAGCAATCCTTCTTTTTAACCGACAAGAACGGAGGCTTCAATTTCTCCAACCTGTCGCTGGGTTATTACCGTGTTCGGATCAGCGCGGTTGGTTATCGTCCCCTCATTATCGACAGTATTCATTTGCGCAACGACCGGGCGGATTTCAATTTGAATGATATTCCGCTAAACAACCAATCGGTTGAACTGGCCGAAGTGATTATTTTTGTGGAGAAGCCCCTGATCGAATCAAAAGATGGAAACATCACATTCAATGTTGGCGAAAGTGCATTGAGCAATGGCAGCACTGCAACCGAACTGTTGAAACAAACACCACTGGTGACAACAGATGCCGATGGAAAAATAGCAGTACGTGGAAAAGAACCAAAAATATTGATCGATGATAAACCTGTTGAATTAAATGCCCAACAATTGCAGGACCTACTTGAAAGTATGCCGGGCAGTATGATCGAAAAGATTGAAGTACTCACCAATCCGCCGCCACAGTATGCAAATGAGCAAGGCGGCGTCATTAATATCGTTACAAAAAAGGGGAGAGTTGGTTTTGGTGCAAGAGTAAATCTGTATGCAGGGTCACGTGGACAAACAGGCGTCAGCACCAACTTCAATTACAGAAAGCAGGGTTTTGCTGTTAATCTGAATGCAGGAGTGGGGTACAACGAATTTCAATCAGAAGGTTATAGCAACCGCACCAATATTTATAAAGATTCAAGTAACCAGTTAAAGATCATCAACAATTCATTCAATAAAAGTATTCGCCCCAGTTTTCGATTGAATGTTGATTATGAACTCAACAAACGCAACAGTTTCAATTTTGTGGCGCAGTACAACCAAGGCAATACAAATAACAGCGGCTTTAACCGTTATACGAACATCAATCGTTTCGATGAAATATCAAGGTTGAGTGAACGAACTGTTGCATCAGAAGGTCGAAACTATAATCCATCCATCAACCTGAGTTATCAGCATAAAACCAAACGCCCCGGCGAATCTGTAAGAATGGTATATGCATTGAACTTTGGGCAATCGGAAAGTGTACGCAACTTCTTCCAGCAGTTTTTAAATGCTGATGATACGCCAACAGGAGTAGACAGTACACAACGCCAAACAAATAATACACGATCAAACGGCTACAGCATCAATATTATCTACGACCGGCCTTCAGCCAATAAGAAAACAAGTTTATCAACCGGTGTTGCTTACTATCGTAATAACAGTCATGTTGTGCTTACAACCGATTTCATGAAAAAGCCGGAGAATATTTTTCAGAAAGCCGAACTGTTGAGTAACAACTTTAAGTTTCATCAGGATGTGATCAGCACACGTGTTTCAATGAAACATATTTTTAAGCCGGGATTTTCTTTCACAGCAGGTTCTGCATTTGAACAAACGAATTTTCTGTTTGAACTATTCAGGGATAATAAGACGGAATACAATCGCTACTTCAATATACTTCCATTTGCTAATCTTAACCGCAGCTGGAAGAATGGAATGAATCTGACGTTCGCTTATCGTCGCACCATGCGCAGGCCGGGTATTGGCGAATTAAATCCTGCTATCGATTACGGCGATCCATACAATCTGCGTTATGGCAATCCTGATCTCTTGCCTTCGCAATCACATACATTCGATATGGTGGCAGGTAAAACAAAAAGTAAATACTTCGCTAATGTGAGTGTGGGTTACAATTTAGTGGAAGATGTATTCAGCCAGATTCGAACATTGGCACCAGATGGAAAAACAACCGTTACATGGAATAACGTAAGCAACCGCCAGGAGTATGAAGCAAGTACATGGGCAGGACTTACCATCAGTCGTAAATTAAGAAGTAATATCAGCGCAAGCTATACGTACAACAAGTATGGAACATTCGATAAACAGGTACGCAAATTTCGTGATGGAGGCTCATTTACTTCCAACTTCAGTACCAATTATAATCCAACAGATCTGTGGACGTTTACCGGTGCATTTTCATTTAACCGCTTTGCAAATCCGCAAGGGACAGTTCGCAGCAATATCTCCATGAACATTGGTGCGCAATACAAACTGTTTAAAAAGAAAGTGATCATCAGCATTAATACAACCGATCCGTTCATTCAGCAACAGAACAGGGTGTTTACTTACGGACCCAACTTCAATTTAGAAAGTTATAACCGTACACAAACAAGAAACTATCGTGTTACACTCAGCTATAACTTTAATAAAACATCCACTGTTAAACGTAAAACAGTGGATGTGCTGAAGAGTATAAAAAAATAA